The genomic stretch CGTTGAGTTCCTCGATCGAGATCGTCCGGCCGAGGTTCTTGCCGGTGTAGCCGAGGCTCGCGGCGGAGTCCGCACCGTCGCCCGAGGGGGCGTCGTTGGACTGGACGGCATCGGCCACGGCGCCGACCGCGGCCGTTGCCGTCTCGGCGACGGCGTGCGTCGCCTCGGACACGGTCTCCGCGACCGTCTCCGCGATGTTCGATGCAGTCTCAGAGACGGCCTCTGCGGCACCCGACACGGCGCCGGTGACCGTCTCGATGACGCCCTTCGGAGCCTCGGTTTCCGTCATTCCGTCCGGCGGGGGGCCGTCTTCGCTGCCACCGTCGCCCTCAGAGGGCGTCTCGGTCTCAGGCTCCTCCTCAGAGGAGACGGGCTCGACCGGGGTGGAGTCGGACGGGGCGTCCGGCTCTGCGGGCGCAGCCGTGTCAGCGGTGGTCTCCTCCGTGGCGGGCGCCTCGGACTCGACGGCGGTCGTGGTGTCGCCCTCCTCGGGCGTCTCGGGGGTAAGCTGGGTATCAGCCATAAGATGGTGTCGGTCGTCCGCCGCCCGGATGGGCAAGAGGCATGGCAGACGCCGCGGGGGTCAAACAGGAAGAAAGCGCGCCGTGCGGTGCCTCTGTCCGGCCAGGGCCGGGGCGCACGGAGCGACGGGTGCGTCGGGGTGACGCGGTCAGGGGGCCGAGGGCGCCCGAACGCGGCGGACCGCGTCGAGGACGTGCTCGACCTGCTGGTCGATGGTGAGCGCCGTCGTGTCGAGCGTGACGGCGTCGGGGGCCGCTCGAAGCGGGGCGAGGGCGCGGCTCTCGTCGCGCAGGTCGCGCGCCGCGAGCTCGGCCCGGACCGTGTCCAACGCCTCCGAGGCGTCGGCAGGTCCGCCGTCCGCGAGATCCACCAGTCGGCGGGACGCGCGAGCGTCGAGGTCGGCCACGAGAAAGAACTTGACCTCGGCGTCGGGGAAGACGACGGTGCCGATGTCGCGCCCCTCGACTACCACGCCGCTGTCGGCGTGTGCAGTCACATACTCGCGGGCGACGTGCCGCTGGAGAGCGACCATCGCCGCCCGCACGGGCGCGAGCGCGCTGACGCGCGAGGCGTCCGAGGACGCCTCTGGGGTGCGGATCCGGTCGGTCACGTCGTCGCCGTCGAGGGCGACGCGCGTTCCGTCGGAGCCGGGTTCGAGGCGGACATCGAGGCCGGGGACGAGGTCGGTCGCCGCCGCCTCGGTCACCGGGAGGCCCTTCTCGCGAAACGCGAGCCCGACGGCCCGGTACATGGCACCGGTGTCGAGGTAGAGCCACCCGAGCCGGTCGGCGACGCGCCGGGCCGTCGTGCTTTTCCCGGACCCCGCGGGTCCGTCAATCGCGACGATCACAGTGCATGCTCAGGGGAGCCCATGAGTATAGGACCCCACCCCACCGATTTCGGTGAGCGCGCTGTGAGGAAGCGGTGAGGCCGTTCGGTAAGGTAGGGCATGGAACACAGGGGGTTGAGCCTCCGCTCGATGCCCCACGTGCTACCGATTCGCCGTCAGTTCCATGCCCGCGAGGCTCTCGGCGACGGTCTCGGTCAGGAGCGTGTACAGGTGACGGCGCGTGTTGCCCCCGTAGATGCCGTGGTTGCGACCCGGGTAGATCATCAGGTCGAACTGCTTGCCCTCGGCCTGGAGCGCGTCCACCATCGCCATCGTGTTCTGGACGTGGACGTTGTCGTCGGCGTCGCCGTGGACGATGAGCAGGTCCTGGTCGTCGGCGAGGTTGCCCGCGTAGGTCGTCGGACTGCCGAGGTCATAGCCGGCGGCGTTCTTCTGGGGCGTCGAGAGGTAGCGCTCCGTGTAGATGGTGTCGTACTGGCGCCAGCTCGTGACCGGAGCCACGGCGATGCCGAGGCGGAAGGTCTCAGGACCTTCGCCGTAGGTCATCGCGAGCAGCGACAGGTAGCCGCCGTAGCTCCAGCCCCAGATGCCCATCCGGTCGGCGTCGACGTAGTCCTGGGCGCCGAACCACTGCGCCGCGGCGATCTGGTCCTCGGCTTCGAGGATCCCGAGGCGGTTCTGGGTGAGCGTCTTGAAGGCCTTTCCGCGGCCGCCCGTGCCGCGGTTGTCGACGCCAGCGACGAGCACGCCGTAGGTCTCGGCGAGGTACTGGTGCCAGAGCCGCTCCTGCCCTGCCCAGCGGTCGTAGACCTCCTGGCTGCCGGGGCCGCCGTAGGTGTGGATGAGGAGCGGGTAGGCGCGCGTCGGGTCGAAGTCGCGGGGCGTGACGAGGTACGCATTGAGCGGCGTCCCGTCGGCCGCGGGGACGGTCATGAACTCGGGCGCCGGGAGATCATAGGCCGCCAGCCGGTCGATGAGTGCGGCGTTGTCCACCAGCACCGCCAGCTCTTCGCCGGTCGTTCGGTAGAGCGTCGTCGTGGGCGGCGTCGTGGCCGTCGAGTACGTGTCCACCATGTAGGCGAAGTCGCGACTCAGGTCGACGTTGTGCCAGCCCGCGCCGGTGGTCAGCTTGACCGGAGCGCCGCCCGCGAGCGGGACGCGGTAGAGGTGCCGCTCCATCGGGCTCTCGGCCGTCGTGGTGACGTACGCCATCCCGGCCGCCTCGTCGACGCCGTGGAAGTCGGTCACGTCCCATGCGCCCGTCGTCACCTGGCGAACGAAGTCGCCGTCGTTCTCATAGAGGTAGAGGTGGCCGTAGCCGTCGCGGTCGCTGCGCCAGACGAAGTGGTCGCCGTCGCCGAGGTAGGTGATGGTGCCGGTCGCGACGTCCGAAAACCCGGTCTCGACCTCGATGTAGGAGTCGTTCTCCTCGGTCAGGATGGTGTCCACGTCGCCCGAGGCGGGGTCGCCGTAGAGGAGATCCACGTGGTTCTGGTCGCGGTTGAGGCGCAGCATCCACACGTCGGCGGTGCCGTCTTCGAGGGCCGGCGTCCAGCCCATGCCGGCGATGTACTCGGTCTCGTCGCCTCCCTCGAACCACGTGTCGGTGTCGAAGAACGTCGTCTCGCCTGTCGCCACCTCGACCACACCGATCTGGATCTCGGCGTTCGTCTCGCCCGCCTTGGGGTAGCGGAAGCGCGTGCTCTCCGGGTAGAGCGTCGTGAAGTCGAGCATCTCGAAGTCGCGCGTGCCGGACTCGTCGAGCTGGAAGAACGCGATGTAGCGGCCGTCCGGGCTCCAGCGGAAGCCGTCGCGGAGGCCGAACTCCTCCTCATAGACCCAGTCGAAGGTGCCGTTGATGACGCCGCCCTCGGAGCCGTTGTCGGTCAGCGCCCGCTCAGTGCAGGTCGCGAGGTCCACCACGAACAGGTTGCGGTCGCGAACGAAGGCGACGTGCTCGGCGGCGGGATCGAACTTGGCGAACATCTGGAAGCCCTCTGAGCGGTCGGCGACCGGCGTGACGGTCCCGCTCTCGTTGTCGAGGACGTAGTAGTAGCCCTTCGTGTTGAGGCGCCAGACGCGCTCGGAGTCGGTGTAGAGGAGGGTTTTGGCGCCGTCCATCGAGGTGGCATAGTCCTCGATCTCGATCAGTCCCTCAGCGTCCGGCTTGACCAGCTGCGAGCCGTCGAGGATCGTCCGGCGGGTGTCGGTGGTGAGGTCCAGCTCCCGGAGGCTCGACGCACCCGATGCGTCGCCTTCGACGTAGAGCAGTCGCGCCCCGGTCTCCGCCCACCGGCCGCCCTGGAAGCTCTCGCCGTAGAACTCGGGGCTGGCGAAGAGGGTCTCGAGCGTCAACCGCTTCGGACTATCGGCAGGCTGGGCGACCGCGGCGAGCGGCGCCAGCAGAAAGGCGAGAAGGGCGAGAGGCGAGAAGCGGAGGCGCATGGACAGAGCGGTGGGGTCAGGCCGAACGACGACGGAACGCGACAAAGTACGCGGTGGGCGGGCTCGTTTCGTGCCCACTCCGCCGACCGTCGCAGCGACAGCGCGACCGGCCCGTCACCGCTCCGCCGACAGCGACAACCGGAAGGTGGTCCCCTCCCCGACCTCGCTCTGCACGGCCAGCGCGCCCCCGTGCGCTTCGGCGACGGCCCGGGCGATGGCGAGCCCGAGGCCCGTGCCCGTGCCGCGCGTCCGCGGGCCGTCGCCGCGGTAGTAGCGCTCGAAGACGTGGGGCAACGCGTCCGCCGGGATGCCCTCGCCGGTGTCGGCGACCTCCACCACGACGGCGTCGGCCGCGACGAGGGCCCCGAGGCGGACCGACCCGCCCGCCGCCGTGTGGCGCCGCGCGTTGTCGAGCAGGTTGGAGAGCGCGCGGACGAGGCGGGCGCCGTCGGCCAGGACGACGGGCAGCCCGGTCGGCACGTCGACCTCGAAGGTGATGCCCGCCGCAGCAAAGGCCCGGGCGTGCTGGCGGCCCACGTCGGCCACGAGTTCGCCGACCGGGACGGGATCGAGGCGGAGCGCCTGGTCGGGGCGATCGAGGACGGACAGCTCGAAGAGGTCGGCGACGAGCGTCGCCGCGCCCTCGGCCTGCCGCCGCGCCGCCGCGACGGCCTCTTCCACGTCCGCCGTACGGCCCTCGCCCGCGAAGCGCTCGGCCTCATCGAGCGTGACGCGCAGCGCCGCCAGCGGCGTCCGCAGGTCGTGGCCGACGTTGGCGACCAGCTCGCGGCGGAGCCGGTCGGTGTCGCGGAGCGACTGGATGGAGGCTTCCACCCGGGCGGCCATGTCATTGACCGCTCGCGCGAGGCGTCCCAGTTCGTCCGTCCCCGCCTCGGGGAGCCGGTCGGCGTAGTCGCCCTCCCCAAGACGCTCGACACGGCGCGTGACCTCGCGCACGGGCCGGAGCAGACGCGACGTGAACAGCGCCCCGAGCAGCAGCGCCAGCGCGACCGCCACGACGACCGTGATGCCGGTCGCCTGCCAGAACGTCCGCACGGTCCCGCTCCGCTCCTCGGCGACCGTCCCGGCGAGCGGGCGCACCAGCAGCGCCCCGGCCGGGAGCCCGTCGGGCGCCAGGATCGGCGCGAGCCCCCAGCCCCCGCCCGGCGCGTTCAGGTCGACCTCCACGCGCCCTGCGTCGAGGGCGTCCAACGCGTCGACCGGCACATCGGGCAACGGCGCATCGCCGAAGGTCTCCACGGGCGCTCCGGCCTCGTCGAGGAGCGACAGAGGATCCGGGAAGCGCGTCCCGAGATCCGCCCGGAGCCTGTCTCCCAGTGCCACGTCGCCGAACGGGCCGATGTCCGCCCGCGCCTCGACCTCCTCGGCGACCGCGTCGAGGCGGAGGCGGAGCGTCCCTGCGAGCAGCTCCGCGCTCCGGTCCTGTGCGAAGACGCCGCTCAGCACGACGGCCAGCAAAGCCGTCGCGACCTGGGCGCCCACCAGCACCGCGGCCACCTTCCAGAAGGCGGAGGACGACCGGCGCCCCTCGTCTGCCGACGGCCCCGACGCAGGCTCGGTGCCAGGCGTCATCCGGGGTCGGCGCTGCGGAGCCCGTTCTCCTCGCCCGCGAACTTGTAGCCCACGCCCCAGACCGTGCGGATGAACGTCGGGTTGCCTGCGTCCGCCTCGATCTTGGCGCGGAGGCGCTGGACGTGGCTGTCGATGGTCCGGTCGTAGCCCTCGTACGAGATGTCCCAGATCTGCTGGAGCAGCTGGCTGCGCGTGAACGGACGGTCCGGGTGGCGCGCGAGAAACAGCAGCAGGTCGAACTCGCGGACGGTCAGGTGGACCTCCTCGCCGTCCAGCGACACCTCCCGCCGCACCGGGTCGACGGTGAGCCCGCCCGCCACGATCGGCGCCTCGTCGTCGGCCGACGGGGCCGCCGCCATCTGCTCGCGGACGGTGCGCACGCGACGGAGGGCCGAGCGAATCCGGGCGACGACCTCCTGCAGGCTGAACGGCTTCGTGACGTAGTCGTCCGCCCCGACCTCCAGCCCGACCACCCGGTCGAGTTCGTCGGCGCGGGCGGTGAGCATGAGGATGTAGAGCAACGGGTGGTCGGCGCGAAGGCGGCGGCAGACCTCGATGCCGTCGAGGCCGGGCAGCATCACGTCCAGCACGACGAGGTCGGGGACGCTCTCGGCGACGGCGGCGAGCGCGTCGGGGCCGGTGGCGGCCATGGCGACCTCGTAGCCAGCCTCTGAGAGGCGGCGGGCGAGGGTTTGGCGGAGGTCGTCGTCGTCCTCGACGACGAGGATGGAGGCGGGAGACATGGCGGATCGGAGGGGCACCGCAAGCTAGGCGCGAGACACGCTCGCCCGGGCAGACTCGCACAGTCGGGACGGAGTCGCCACGGTTCTGTGACATGCATCCTGTAGGCGGTGCGTTCTTCAGACTCCGCCCCTCCCCCGTCCCGTGAGATCCGCTTCGCTCCTGCTCGTGCTCGCCTTCGCGTTGCCCGCTACCGCCCAGCCGTCGGCGGGCGCGGTGCTGGACGCGTGGCGCGACGGCTGGGCGCGCGCGTCCGTCGGCGTGCGCGCCGTGGACGCTCGCGAGCGCACCG from Rubrivirga sp. SAORIC476 encodes the following:
- a CDS encoding response regulator transcription factor translates to MSPASILVVEDDDDLRQTLARRLSEAGYEVAMAATGPDALAAVAESVPDLVVLDVMLPGLDGIEVCRRLRADHPLLYILMLTARADELDRVVGLEVGADDYVTKPFSLQEVVARIRSALRRVRTVREQMAAAPSADDEAPIVAGGLTVDPVRREVSLDGEEVHLTVREFDLLLFLARHPDRPFTRSQLLQQIWDISYEGYDRTIDSHVQRLRAKIEADAGNPTFIRTVWGVGYKFAGEENGLRSADPG
- a CDS encoding HAMP domain-containing sensor histidine kinase, with amino-acid sequence MTPGTEPASGPSADEGRRSSSAFWKVAAVLVGAQVATALLAVVLSGVFAQDRSAELLAGTLRLRLDAVAEEVEARADIGPFGDVALGDRLRADLGTRFPDPLSLLDEAGAPVETFGDAPLPDVPVDALDALDAGRVEVDLNAPGGGWGLAPILAPDGLPAGALLVRPLAGTVAEERSGTVRTFWQATGITVVVAVALALLLGALFTSRLLRPVREVTRRVERLGEGDYADRLPEAGTDELGRLARAVNDMAARVEASIQSLRDTDRLRRELVANVGHDLRTPLAALRVTLDEAERFAGEGRTADVEEAVAAARRQAEGAATLVADLFELSVLDRPDQALRLDPVPVGELVADVGRQHARAFAAAGITFEVDVPTGLPVVLADGARLVRALSNLLDNARRHTAAGGSVRLGALVAADAVVVEVADTGEGIPADALPHVFERYYRGDGPRTRGTGTGLGLAIARAVAEAHGGALAVQSEVGEGTTFRLSLSAER
- the cmk gene encoding (d)CMP kinase gives rise to the protein MIVAIDGPAGSGKSTTARRVADRLGWLYLDTGAMYRAVGLAFREKGLPVTEAAATDLVPGLDVRLEPGSDGTRVALDGDDVTDRIRTPEASSDASRVSALAPVRAAMVALQRHVAREYVTAHADSGVVVEGRDIGTVVFPDAEVKFFLVADLDARASRRLVDLADGGPADASEALDTVRAELAARDLRDESRALAPLRAAPDAVTLDTTALTIDQQVEHVLDAVRRVRAPSAP
- a CDS encoding S9 family peptidase is translated as MRLRFSPLALLAFLLAPLAAVAQPADSPKRLTLETLFASPEFYGESFQGGRWAETGARLLYVEGDASGASSLRELDLTTDTRRTILDGSQLVKPDAEGLIEIEDYATSMDGAKTLLYTDSERVWRLNTKGYYYVLDNESGTVTPVADRSEGFQMFAKFDPAAEHVAFVRDRNLFVVDLATCTERALTDNGSEGGVINGTFDWVYEEEFGLRDGFRWSPDGRYIAFFQLDESGTRDFEMLDFTTLYPESTRFRYPKAGETNAEIQIGVVEVATGETTFFDTDTWFEGGDETEYIAGMGWTPALEDGTADVWMLRLNRDQNHVDLLYGDPASGDVDTILTEENDSYIEVETGFSDVATGTITYLGDGDHFVWRSDRDGYGHLYLYENDGDFVRQVTTGAWDVTDFHGVDEAAGMAYVTTTAESPMERHLYRVPLAGGAPVKLTTGAGWHNVDLSRDFAYMVDTYSTATTPPTTTLYRTTGEELAVLVDNAALIDRLAAYDLPAPEFMTVPAADGTPLNAYLVTPRDFDPTRAYPLLIHTYGGPGSQEVYDRWAGQERLWHQYLAETYGVLVAGVDNRGTGGRGKAFKTLTQNRLGILEAEDQIAAAQWFGAQDYVDADRMGIWGWSYGGYLSLLAMTYGEGPETFRLGIAVAPVTSWRQYDTIYTERYLSTPQKNAAGYDLGSPTTYAGNLADDQDLLIVHGDADDNVHVQNTMAMVDALQAEGKQFDLMIYPGRNHGIYGGNTRRHLYTLLTETVAESLAGMELTANR